From the Cyanobium sp. M30B3 genome, the window AGCCGCCAGCCCAGAGCGGCCACAACCCCGTCCACCTGCTGGGGTGTGCGCAGCCCTGGGATCGGCATGGCCCCATGGGCCCGGCACCAGTTCAGTGCCACGGCCGCCAGCGACGCCCCATGGGGTCGCGCGATCGCTGCCATGGCCTGCCGCAACGGGACCAGGGCGGGTTGCAGACGACGCGACAGGAGTTGGCGGGCCCCCCGCAGACCCACCGCTGGGTCCGCTGCTTCCTCGCTGCGGGCAAGCAGCCCCAGGGCCAAGGGGCTGTAGGCGATCAGGCGGATGCCCAGGTCCCGGCAGACCTCCGCCACACCCCCCGGGTCGAGGGGCTCCGGCGCCAGCAGCGACAACTGCACCTGGAGGCTGGCGATGGGCACTCCCCGCTCAGCCAAGCGCGCCTGCAGCCAGCGCAGCCGCCCGGGCCCCATGTTGGACAGCCCCAGCTCGGCCACCAGGCCGGCCTCCACCAGATCGGCCAGGCCATCGAGCAGGGCCACCTCCTGCCAGGGGGCGTAGCGGGCCGTGCTCCAGTGGAGCTGCACGCGATCCAGCTGGCCCCGCAGGCGCTCCCGCGAGGCGTGGAAGGCCCGCTTCAATCCCTGGCGGCCGATCCGCCAGGGGAAGGGGGCCAATTTGGTGGCCACGCACAGCTCCCGGCGCAAGCCTGCGGGCAGGGCGGAGCAGAACGTGCCCAGCAGCTGCTCACTGCGGCCATTGAACCGCCCGGTGCCATAGGAATCGGCGGTATCGAAGAAGCGCAGGCCGCAGCCGATGGCGCGCTCGAAGGTGGCCCGCAGCAGCGTGTCCTGACCAGGCTCGTAACCCCAGAGGAACTGGTTGCCCCAGGCCCAGGTGCCCACCCCGATGCCGGGATCGCTCAGCGCCGCTGGGGGGGAATCGGTCATCGTGGATGGGCAAGTCAGTCTGCGCACAGTCAATATGGGCGACCCATCCCGGCCTGCGGAGCAGGCCGCACCAGCCGGGAGCTCTGCCGAACCCGGTCCGCGTCAACCCGCCAGCGTCGTCCCTGCGCCGGAGCCGGTGCTGTGCCATCACTGCGGCCGCACGGCGACCAACGGCATCAGCTGCCAGGGGAGCTGCGTGGCCGATTCGGGGTACTGAGAGCCATGGCGTGGCGAGGGCGGCAACGGAACAGGCTGGCCCTGGCCATCGGCCTGGGCAGCGCCCTGAGCTGGCTCTGCTGCCAGAGCGCCGGGACTGCCGGCGGTTTCGGTCGCTGGCAGTCCCGGGCCCAGCAGTGCCGGTTGGAACGCAGCCCTGCCGTCGGCAGCTCCGGCAATCAGGCAAGGAGCTGCCATGTGGTGCGCCTGGAGCAGAACCTGGAGGGGCTGCTGAGCGTGCGTTTTCTGGCCGATGGCTCAGGCCCCCAGGACGGGGCCGAGCAGCTGCTGTTCGCCGGCGTGCTGGAGCGGGGCCAACGGCCGATGCGCTGCCGTCCGGATGGACGCTGCGTGCCCCGCTGGCCCACCCGGCTGGTGGTGGCCACGGTTGCCGCGACCAGCTTTGACGGGCGCGGCCTGGCCACCACCGTGCCGCGCACCCTGCTGGCCAGAGGCGACTGCGAGGTGAAGCGTGCCGTGGTGCGCTGCCAGGCCAGGAACGACTCGGGCGAGTCGTGGACCGCCGAGGCCCGGCTCTGAGGGGCATCCTCAGCGACGCCCATCGGCACGCAGAGCACGGGTGACGGCGTGACGAGATGAAAATTCAGAGGCGGCACCCAGATTCGAACTGGGGGTAAAGGATTTGCAATCCTCTGCCTTACCACTTGGCCATGCCGCCAGCCTGGGAGCAAACTCCCAGGAGCGGATCGTATCAGCCATGGCATGCCCCCCCGGCTGCTGGTTCTGACCAATGGCCACGGGGAGGATCAGATTGCCCTGCAACTGATCGCGGCCCTGCGGCAGCGCACAGCGCAGCAGGGGTTACCCCCCCGGCAGGTGGTGGTGCTGCCGCTGGTGGGCCAGGGCCAGGCCTTCGCCGCCGCCGAGGCCCACGGCCTGCTGCAGCGCCAGGGACCGCGCCAGACCCTCCCCAGTGGCGGCTTCAGCAACCAGAGCCTGGGGGGCCTGCTGCGGGACCTGGGGGCAGGCCTGGCCGGGCTGAGCCTGCGCCAGTGGCGCTGGCTGCGGCACTGGGGCCGCGGCGGCCAGCCGGTGCTGGCGGTGGGGGATCTGCTGCCCCTGCTGCTCGCCTGGGGCAGCGGCAGCCCCTTCGCCTTTGTGGGCACGCCGAAGAGCGATTACACCTGGGCGTCGCCATCGCCACCCGGCTGGGGGCACAGCCCCCTCGCCGACGCCTACCACCGCTGCAAGGGCAGTGAGTGGGACCCCTGGGAGTGGCGACTGATGGCCAGTGGGCGCTGCCGGCTGGTGGCGGTGCGTGATGCCCTCACGGCGCGGGGCCTGCGCCGGCACGGCATCCCTGCCCTCGCTCCGGGGAACCCGATGCTGGATGGCTTTCCGCCATCGGTGCTGCCCCCCTGGCTGGCCGGCCAGCGGCGGCTGCTGCTGCTGCCCGGCAGCCGCATGCCCGAAGCACTCCACAACGGCAGGAGGCTGCTGGCGGGCCTGGCGGCCTGGCACTCTCCCCAGCCCAGCACGGTGTTACTCACCTGCGGCGACCAGCCCAGCAGTGCCGCCTGGAGCGCGGTGCTGCTCGCCGCAGGCTGGCGGGAGGCCGCTGTCACGCCGGAAGCGGCAGCGGCCGGCGCCAGCCGCTGCTGGCGCCGCGGCCCCCTCACCCTGCTGCTGGGGGTGGGGCGGTTCATGGGCTGGGCCCCGTGGGGCGAGGTGGGCCTGGCCACGGCCGGCACCGCCACCGAACAGCTGGTCGGGCTGGGGATTCCCGTGCTCTCCAGCCCCGGCCCCGGCCCCCAGTTCAAGGCTGGCTTCGCCCGCCGTCAGAGCCGCCTGCTGGGGGGGGCCGTGCAACCCTGCCACACCCCAGCCGACCTGGCCGCCGGCCTGGAGCACTTGCTGGCAGACGCCACTCGGCGCGCCCAGCTGGGGCGCATCGGCCGCCGGCGGATGGGCCCAGAGGGCGGCAGCGGGCGCCTGGCCCAGCTGTTGCTGCACC encodes:
- a CDS encoding aldo/keto reductase, with product MTDSPPAALSDPGIGVGTWAWGNQFLWGYEPGQDTLLRATFERAIGCGLRFFDTADSYGTGRFNGRSEQLLGTFCSALPAGLRRELCVATKLAPFPWRIGRQGLKRAFHASRERLRGQLDRVQLHWSTARYAPWQEVALLDGLADLVEAGLVAELGLSNMGPGRLRWLQARLAERGVPIASLQVQLSLLAPEPLDPGGVAEVCRDLGIRLIAYSPLALGLLARSEEAADPAVGLRGARQLLSRRLQPALVPLRQAMAAIARPHGASLAAVALNWCRAHGAMPIPGLRTPQQVDGVVAALGWRLTEPERLELDRLARVSALRMPANPFQSS
- a CDS encoding lipid-A-disaccharide synthase-related protein — translated: MPPRLLVLTNGHGEDQIALQLIAALRQRTAQQGLPPRQVVVLPLVGQGQAFAAAEAHGLLQRQGPRQTLPSGGFSNQSLGGLLRDLGAGLAGLSLRQWRWLRHWGRGGQPVLAVGDLLPLLLAWGSGSPFAFVGTPKSDYTWASPSPPGWGHSPLADAYHRCKGSEWDPWEWRLMASGRCRLVAVRDALTARGLRRHGIPALAPGNPMLDGFPPSVLPPWLAGQRRLLLLPGSRMPEALHNGRRLLAGLAAWHSPQPSTVLLTCGDQPSSAAWSAVLLAAGWREAAVTPEAAAAGASRCWRRGPLTLLLGVGRFMGWAPWGEVGLATAGTATEQLVGLGIPVLSSPGPGPQFKAGFARRQSRLLGGAVQPCHTPADLAAGLEHLLADATRRAQLGRIGRRRMGPEGGSGRLAQLLLHHLLG